One Polaribacter reichenbachii genomic window, TGGTAGAACGCTACATTCAGTTAAAAGGCTGTAAGTATGTCGATGAAATTGTACCTTATGCTACGGAACAAGATTTAGAAGACGTGTTGCGTTCTTTTAAAATCGATGTACGTATTGTAGGAGATGAGTATATGAATAAGCAATTTACAGGGCGGGAGTACTGTGAGAAATCAGGTATTGAATTGTTTTACAACAAAAGAGAACATCGTTTTTCGAGCAGTGGTCTAAGAAAAGAAGTGCAAGAAAAAGAAAATTTAAAGGATACTAAGAAGAAATAGTTCAATTTATGAACAAAGATTCAAAAATTTATATCGCAGGGCACAGAGGTATGGTAGGGTCTGCGGTGTGGAGAGTTCTAGAAAAAAAAAGGTATAGCAACCTGATTGGGAGAACTAGTAGCGAGTTAGATTTAAAAAATCAACAACAGGTTTACGATTTTCTAGAAAAAGAACAGCCGGATGCCATTATCGATGCCGCCGCTAGAGTAGGGGGTATTTTGGCAAATAATGATTTTCCCTATCAGTTTTTGATGGAGAATATGCAAATCCAGAATAGCTTAATCGATGGGGCATTAAAAATAGGTATCGAAAAATTTATTTTTTTAGGGAGTTCATGTATTTATCCAAAGCTTGCACCTCAACCGCTAAAAGAAGAATATTTATTAACCGACAGTTTAGAGCCTACTAACGAATGGTATGCATTAGCTAAAATTACTGGAGTAAAACTTTGTCAAGCCATTCGTAAGCAATACAATAAAGATTATGTGAGTTTAATGCCAACAAATTTATACGGTTATTTTGATAATTTCGATTTAAAAACATCCCATGTTTTGCCAGCTATGATTCGTAAATTTCACGAAGCAAAAATAAACGGGAATGCAGCGGTTACCTTATGGGGAACTGGCACACCAATGCGTGAGTTTTTATTTGTAGACGATATGGCTGAAGCGGTGGTGTATGCTCTAGAAAATCAATTGCCGGAATATTTGTATAACGTAGGGGCAGGTAAAGATATTGCTATTAAGGAATTGGCAGCAACCATTCAGAAAGTAACAGGTCATCAAGGAGATATTATTTGGGATTCAGAAAAACCAGATGGTACTCCTAGAAAGCTAATGGATGTGTCTAAAATGACAACAATAGGTTGGCAATATAGAACGGAATTGGATGAAGGAATTGTGAAGACTTATAATTGGTTCTTAAAAAATATTGAAGCTGTAAAAGAAGTTAAAATGTAGTATTAGTTAGTGGTTTTGCTTTATTGTTTTAATGATAATCCAATAGCAAAATCTAATAGCAAAAAACAAATAACCCACAAAAAAAGCATGAAAGTAGCGTTAATCACTGGAATCACAGGACAAGATGGTTCTTATTTAGCGGAGTTCTTATTAGAAAAAGGTTATGAAGTACATGGTATTAAAAGAAGATCGTCTTTGTTCAATACCGATCGTATCGATCATTTGTATCAAGATCCTCATGATCCCAATCAGCGCTTGAAATTGCATTATGGAGATTTAACCGATTCTATGAATTTAACTCGTATCATCCAAGAATGTCAGCCTGATGAAATTTACAACTTAGGTGCGATGTCGCACGTAAAGGTATCTTTTGAGATGCCCGAGTATGTTGGGAATGTAGATGGCTTAGGTACATTAAGAATCTTGGAAGCTGTTCGTATTTTAGGTTTAGAAAATAAAACAAGAATTTATCAAGCTTCTACTTCAGAATTGTTTGGTGGGGTACCAGAAAATAAAAATGAGAGGGGTTTTTATGATGAAAACTCTCCTTTATATCCACGTTCTCCTTATGGTGTGGCTAAAATATATGGTTTTTGGATTACTAAAAATTATCGTGAGGCTTATAATATGTTTGCATGTAATGGTCTATTGTTTAATCATGAATCACCAAGAAGAGGTGAAACTTTTGTAACTCGTAAAATTACGAGGGCTGTTGCTAAAATTGCGCTTGGCTTGCAAGAAAAAGTCTACCTTGGTAATTTAGAAGCCAAACGAGATTGGGGACATGCCAAAGATTATGTTCGTATGATGTGGATGATTTTACAGGCAGAAAAGGCTGAAGATTGGGTGATTGCTACAGGAGTAACCACTATCGTGCGTGATTTTGTGAAAATGGCATTTTCTGAAGTAGGGATTGAATTGGAGTTTAAAGGAGTAGGTGTGGATGAAAAAGCATATGTTACGGCTTGTCATCATAAAGATTTTCAAGTAGCCATAGGAAAAGAAGTTTTATCTATAGATCCGACTTACTTTAGACCTACAGAGGTAGATTTATTATTAGGAGACCCTACCAAGGCCAAAGAAAAATTAGGGTGGGTGCCAGAGTATGATTTGGCAGGTTTGGTAAAGGATATGATGGATGGAGATGTTGCCTTAATGAAAAAAGATGTCGATTTGTTAAAAGCCGGTCATGAAATTTTAAAGCAAGTAGAATAATTTACTGACTTTACAAAATAGAAATAGATTCAATTAAAAAAAAACACACCTTATAAAATGAAAAAAATTAAAAATATTTGCTGCTTAGGAGCAGGTTACGTAGGTGGACCTACTATGTCTGTAATCGCATTAAAGTGTCCCGATATTAAAGTTACTGTAGTTGACTTGAACGCTGATCGTATTGACGCTTGGAATGATGATAATTTGGAGAATTTACCCGTATATGAACCTGGACTAGCTGAGGTGGTAGAACAAGCAAGAGGTAAAAACTTGTTTTTCTCTACAGATGTAGATGGCGCTATTGCTGCAGCCGATATGATATTCATAGCTGTAAATACGCCCACCAAAACATACGGTGAAGGAAAAGGTATGGCTGCCGATTTAAAATTTGTAGAATTATGTGCGCGTCAAATTGCTAGTGTAGCTACAAACGATAAAATCATTGTAGAAAAATCAACTTTACCGGTACGTACTGCAGAAACCTTACAAACTATTTTAGATAGCAATGGAAATGGAGTCAACTTTGAAGTACTGTCCAATCCTGAGTTCTTAGCAGAAGGAACCGCAATTGAAGATTTATTTGAGGCCGACCGTGTCTTAATCGGAGGAAAACAAACACCTAGCGGTCAAGAGGCCATTCAAGCATTGGTAGATGTCTATGCACATTGGTTAAGCCCTAGTCAAATTTTAACGACAAATGTATGGTCTTCGGAGTTGTCTAAACTTACTGCTAATGCATTTTTGGCACAACGTATTTCATCTATTAATGCTTTATCGGCCTTATGTGAGGTAACTGAAGCAGATGTTGATGAAGTGGCACATGCTATTGGTACCGACAGTAGAATTGGTCCTAAGTTTTTAAAAGCATCTGTTGGTTTTGGAGGTTCATGTTTTCAAAAAGACATTTTAAACTTGGTGTATTTGTGTCGTTATTTCAACTTGCCAGAAGTTGCCAATTATTGGGAACAGGTCATTATTATGAACGACCATCAAAAATACCGTTTTGCTAAAAATATTATCAGCACTTTATTTAATACAGTAAATGGTAAGAAAATTGCGTTTTTAGGTTGGGCCTTTAAAAAAGACACCAATGATACGAGAGAGTCTGCCGCTATATATGTAGCAGAATACTTAATAGAAGATGGTGCAGAAATTCATGTATATGATCCTAAAGTATCAGCTACTAAAGTAAGAGCCGATTTAAGTTATTTATGGGAACTCAAAGGGCTTACAGAAGATAAAATTACAAAGAAATTAGCACAGGTATTTGTGTATGATGACCCTATGGCAGCAACTCATAATTCTCATGCCATCGCCATATTAACAGAATGGGATGAATTTAAAACCTACGATTGGAAAAGCATTTACGAAAACATGTATAAGCCAGCCTTTGTATTTGACGGACGTAATATTTTGGATGCAACGGTTATGAAAAGTATTGGTTTTCAATTCAAAGGAATTGGGAAAGGTTAGTAGAAAAAGTTAATCCATCATTTTAGGTAATTAGAGATAAAAAGCAAGAATATGAAACGAATTTTAATAACAGGTGGTGCTGGTTTTGTGGGGTCACATTTATGTGAGCGCTTATTAAACGAAGGTAATGAAGTATTGTGTTTAGATAATTACTTTACAGGAGCCAAAAAAAACATCAACAAGTTACGCAGTAACCCGAATTTTGAAATGATTCGTCATGACATTACAGCACCCTATTTTGCAGAAGTAGATGAAATTTATAATTTGGCTTGTCCTGCTTCTCCTGTGCATTATCAATACAACCCAATCAAAACTATTAAAACTTCGGTAATGGGTGCGATCAATACTTTGGGCTTGGCAAAACGTGTGGGCGCCAAAATATTGCAAGCCAGTACCAGTGAAGTGTATGGAGATCCAGCAGTACATCCTCAAAAAGAATCTTATTGGGGTAATGTAAACCCGATTGGAATTCGTTCCTGTTATGACGAGGGCAAGCGTTGTGCCGAAACCCTATTTATGGATTATCATATTCAGAATAAAGTGGCGATTAAAATTATACGTATTTTTAATACCTACGGCCCGAATATGAATCCTGCAGACGGAAGAGTGGTGTCTAATTTTATCATGCAAGCTTTAAGAGGAGAAGATATTACCATATTTGGAGATGGAACGCAAACGCGTTCTTTTCAATATGTAGATGATTTGGTAGAAGGGATGGTTAGAATGATGGCATCAGACTCTACTTTTTTAGGGCCTGTAAATTTAGGGAATCCGAATGAGTTTACTATGTTAGAATTGGCCAAAGAAGTCATTCGTTTAACCAACTCCAATTCAAAAATTATACATATGCCTTTACCCAAAGACGACCCAAAACAACGTCAGCCCGATATTAGTTTAGCTAAAGAAAAGTTAGGGGGCTGGGAACCTTCTATACAGTTAGAAGAGGGCTTGAAAAAAACAATTGCTTATTTTGAGGGATTCATTTAAAACTCAAACTGAACAATGACTAATCAAATAAATATGAAAGCTTCATTAATCACAGGGCAAGATGGTTATTATTTAGCGGAGTGTAGAATACGACTTATCGCTTGGGTAAAAGATGCGATGCATGGAGATGTTGCGCATATGTAAAAGAATGCTGACTTACTTAATAGAGGGACATAAGATTTTAATGTAAATAGAATAAAATAATTAATTATAAAGATTAAGATTTTCTTAATTCAAATTTAGCGAATTTCAATTGTCTTAATTTTTAGATGTATTGAAATTTAAGTAACAAGAAATTAAATATGAGTAATTCAAAAAAAATGAAATCAGTGGCCATAATCCCATTAAGGGCTGGTTCGAAAGGCATTCCTGGTAAAAACAAAAAGAGAATACTAGGAAGACCTATGTATCAATGGTGTTTATCCGAAGCTATTTTTTCAAATCTAGATGAAGTTTATGTTTTTACAGATGATTTGGAAATTATTGATCAAGTTAACAAGGAATATCAATGGTCAAATAAGGTTAAAACAATATTAAGATCAGACGAGAATGCTTCTGATACTTCAAGTACAGAGGATGCTATGGTTGAGTTTTCTGAAAAAATTGATTGGAACTACACACACATTTGTTTGTTACAAGCTACTTCACCATTAACAACTGCTACTGACATAAATAATGTTATTGCAAAATTTAGCAATCCAGAGGTTGATGCTGCATTAACTGTAGTGAATACAAAAAGATTTATCTGGGATAAAAACGCCAATAGTATTAACTATAATTATTCTAAAAGACCTAGAAGACAGGATTTTGAAGGGTTAAGAATAGAAAATGGTGCAGTATATGTATGTACCAAGAAACAATTTCAAACTTCTAAAAATAGGTTGGGAGGTAAGATTGAAATTGTAGAAATGAATGAAGATACACTAACAGAGATTGACGAAGTTAGTGATTTAATTATAATGGAAAAGTTACTTCTCAATAGATTGAGCGTATTTAAAAAAGAGTTAAATAAAATTAAACTATTAGTGTTAGATGTTGATGGTGTTTTTACACCTGGAACAGTAGGGGTTTCGAATGATGGAGAGTTATTTAAAACATTTTCATTAAGAGATGGAATGGGATTAGATTTATTACAAAAGAGTGGCGTAAAAGTTATTGTAATGACTTCGGAAAAC contains:
- a CDS encoding acylneuraminate cytidylyltransferase, with protein sequence MKSVAIIPLRAGSKGIPGKNKKRILGRPMYQWCLSEAIFSNLDEVYVFTDDLEIIDQVNKEYQWSNKVKTILRSDENASDTSSTEDAMVEFSEKIDWNYTHICLLQATSPLTTATDINNVIAKFSNPEVDAALTVVNTKRFIWDKNANSINYNYSKRPRRQDFEGLRIENGAVYVCTKKQFQTSKNRLGGKIEIVEMNEDTLTEIDEVSDLIIMEKLLLNRLSVFKKELNKIKLLVLDVDGVFTPGTVGVSNDGELFKTFSLRDGMGLDLLQKSGVKVIVMTSENSKIVASRMGKLNLELFMGVKDKYSRLNHYLNETKINRNEVAYVGDDVNDLVNICSVGWSFTPFNAIAKVKEHSDINLINQGGDKAIREVSDFIINYNCRF
- a CDS encoding UDP-glucose 6-dehydrogenase; its protein translation is MKKIKNICCLGAGYVGGPTMSVIALKCPDIKVTVVDLNADRIDAWNDDNLENLPVYEPGLAEVVEQARGKNLFFSTDVDGAIAAADMIFIAVNTPTKTYGEGKGMAADLKFVELCARQIASVATNDKIIVEKSTLPVRTAETLQTILDSNGNGVNFEVLSNPEFLAEGTAIEDLFEADRVLIGGKQTPSGQEAIQALVDVYAHWLSPSQILTTNVWSSELSKLTANAFLAQRISSINALSALCEVTEADVDEVAHAIGTDSRIGPKFLKASVGFGGSCFQKDILNLVYLCRYFNLPEVANYWEQVIIMNDHQKYRFAKNIISTLFNTVNGKKIAFLGWAFKKDTNDTRESAAIYVAEYLIEDGAEIHVYDPKVSATKVRADLSYLWELKGLTEDKITKKLAQVFVYDDPMAATHNSHAIAILTEWDEFKTYDWKSIYENMYKPAFVFDGRNILDATVMKSIGFQFKGIGKG
- a CDS encoding UDP-glucuronic acid decarboxylase family protein — translated: MKRILITGGAGFVGSHLCERLLNEGNEVLCLDNYFTGAKKNINKLRSNPNFEMIRHDITAPYFAEVDEIYNLACPASPVHYQYNPIKTIKTSVMGAINTLGLAKRVGAKILQASTSEVYGDPAVHPQKESYWGNVNPIGIRSCYDEGKRCAETLFMDYHIQNKVAIKIIRIFNTYGPNMNPADGRVVSNFIMQALRGEDITIFGDGTQTRSFQYVDDLVEGMVRMMASDSTFLGPVNLGNPNEFTMLELAKEVIRLTNSNSKIIHMPLPKDDPKQRQPDISLAKEKLGGWEPSIQLEEGLKKTIAYFEGFI
- a CDS encoding adenylyltransferase/cytidyltransferase family protein → MKIGITFSAFDLFHAGHVKMLEDAKQVCDYLICGLQTDPTLDRPEKNRPIQSVVERYIQLKGCKYVDEIVPYATEQDLEDVLRSFKIDVRIVGDEYMNKQFTGREYCEKSGIELFYNKREHRFSSSGLRKEVQEKENLKDTKKK
- the gmd gene encoding GDP-mannose 4,6-dehydratase; its protein translation is MKVALITGITGQDGSYLAEFLLEKGYEVHGIKRRSSLFNTDRIDHLYQDPHDPNQRLKLHYGDLTDSMNLTRIIQECQPDEIYNLGAMSHVKVSFEMPEYVGNVDGLGTLRILEAVRILGLENKTRIYQASTSELFGGVPENKNERGFYDENSPLYPRSPYGVAKIYGFWITKNYREAYNMFACNGLLFNHESPRRGETFVTRKITRAVAKIALGLQEKVYLGNLEAKRDWGHAKDYVRMMWMILQAEKAEDWVIATGVTTIVRDFVKMAFSEVGIELEFKGVGVDEKAYVTACHHKDFQVAIGKEVLSIDPTYFRPTEVDLLLGDPTKAKEKLGWVPEYDLAGLVKDMMDGDVALMKKDVDLLKAGHEILKQVE
- a CDS encoding GDP-L-fucose synthase family protein — its product is MNKDSKIYIAGHRGMVGSAVWRVLEKKRYSNLIGRTSSELDLKNQQQVYDFLEKEQPDAIIDAAARVGGILANNDFPYQFLMENMQIQNSLIDGALKIGIEKFIFLGSSCIYPKLAPQPLKEEYLLTDSLEPTNEWYALAKITGVKLCQAIRKQYNKDYVSLMPTNLYGYFDNFDLKTSHVLPAMIRKFHEAKINGNAAVTLWGTGTPMREFLFVDDMAEAVVYALENQLPEYLYNVGAGKDIAIKELAATIQKVTGHQGDIIWDSEKPDGTPRKLMDVSKMTTIGWQYRTELDEGIVKTYNWFLKNIEAVKEVKM